The Klebsiella sp. RHBSTW-00484 genome includes a window with the following:
- the ptsP gene encoding phosphoenolpyruvate--protein phosphotransferase, protein MSEIITYQCNLKDGIHARPAGHIERLCNTFQSAVCWNNIRSGMSGNGKSALSIVATDTLLNDACEITINGKDAANAAQKLSALLKKLPSFEVSQVEETTAPAGYLPRSLRETQLSFIQGSRISGGVAIARPVRIQSLSLDEMLARNPGGEYSTEHQQRIFMAGLETLKNDKQTALETQKGVEHDILQAHLSIITDATFQRHISTAIAGGENAWDAIIKAAIEFCEILNRSSSKYIKERTLDVLDITGQLLTSVYGAGVLPQNSLELTQASIILANSLTPSQFLGINKEYLAGMVLSATGKTSHTAILARSLGIPTLTDIDFSALALNAENDIIIDGNPAILITTPDEKVLRYYRNEIAVQQTMQQQMLANVRQPAMTRDNHSIEIAANIASLAEAEAAFNNGAEGIGLFRTEMSFMDRESAPDYCELAELYGQVMKLAEGKPVIFRTFDIGGDKPVDYMNLGEEENPFLGFRAVRTYPHYRDLFAMQLKAILSASAFGNAKIMIPMIANVDEVIWCREVLEEVKSAMRSEGLAFNDEISLGVMLEVPSVIFAIREIAEYADFFSVGSNDLTQYFFAADRGNTQVEAVYDNYAPAFLRAMRFAADEVHRAGKWIGICGELGASKDFLPLFVGMGFDELSMSGTSIPGVKHALRELSFAKCQRLAQDIVALKRSAEVKTALRSPDVKAVSKMPILAPEFILCDLEVSDKNEVIKKMTDNLWLHHRTDNRDQLTDDIWAREDSFSTAVGYGFAIPHTKSDHIHYSTISMATLATPIMWGDQEVETVFMLTVSKSADPNEHMKYFSTLARKLMKEDFRNEIKQAENVTVLYNLMANTLAV, encoded by the coding sequence ATGTCAGAGATAATAACGTATCAATGTAATCTAAAGGATGGTATTCACGCCCGACCGGCGGGGCATATCGAACGACTGTGCAATACTTTTCAATCTGCGGTGTGCTGGAATAATATTCGCAGCGGAATGTCGGGCAATGGCAAAAGCGCGCTTTCTATTGTTGCCACCGATACCTTACTTAACGACGCCTGTGAAATTACAATCAACGGAAAAGATGCTGCAAACGCTGCTCAAAAGCTGAGTGCGCTGCTCAAAAAACTCCCCTCTTTCGAAGTCAGCCAGGTGGAAGAAACAACAGCGCCAGCAGGCTATCTCCCACGCTCTCTACGGGAAACCCAGCTCAGTTTTATTCAGGGTTCACGCATCAGCGGCGGTGTGGCCATTGCCAGACCTGTTCGTATTCAGAGCCTGTCATTGGATGAAATGCTGGCGCGTAACCCCGGCGGTGAATATTCCACTGAGCACCAGCAGCGTATTTTTATGGCAGGTTTAGAAACGCTCAAAAATGATAAGCAGACCGCGCTGGAAACCCAAAAAGGCGTTGAGCATGATATCCTGCAGGCGCACTTATCAATAATTACCGACGCAACCTTCCAGCGCCATATCTCCACCGCGATTGCTGGCGGAGAAAATGCCTGGGATGCGATCATTAAGGCTGCCATTGAGTTCTGTGAAATTCTTAATCGCTCATCAAGCAAATATATTAAAGAGCGCACCCTGGACGTTCTCGATATTACCGGACAATTACTGACTTCGGTTTATGGTGCAGGCGTATTACCACAAAACAGTCTTGAATTAACACAAGCATCGATTATTCTGGCCAATAGCCTGACGCCGAGTCAGTTCCTCGGTATCAATAAAGAGTATCTTGCCGGAATGGTGTTATCTGCCACTGGTAAAACATCGCACACCGCTATTCTGGCCCGTTCGCTCGGCATCCCAACCCTAACGGATATCGATTTTTCAGCCCTGGCGTTGAATGCAGAAAATGACATCATCATCGATGGTAATCCGGCTATTTTGATTACCACACCGGATGAAAAAGTCCTGCGCTATTACCGCAATGAAATCGCCGTACAGCAGACCATGCAACAGCAGATGCTGGCTAACGTCCGCCAACCCGCGATGACCCGCGATAACCATAGCATCGAAATCGCCGCCAACATTGCCAGCCTGGCGGAAGCCGAAGCCGCGTTCAACAACGGCGCTGAAGGTATTGGGCTGTTCCGTACCGAAATGTCCTTTATGGATCGTGAAAGCGCACCGGACTACTGCGAGCTGGCTGAGCTCTACGGCCAGGTGATGAAGCTCGCCGAAGGGAAGCCGGTGATATTTCGCACCTTCGATATCGGCGGCGACAAACCCGTCGACTATATGAACCTCGGTGAAGAGGAAAATCCGTTTCTCGGCTTCCGGGCGGTACGCACCTATCCGCACTATCGCGACCTTTTTGCCATGCAGCTCAAGGCCATCCTCAGCGCCTCGGCATTTGGCAATGCCAAAATCATGATCCCAATGATCGCTAACGTTGATGAAGTTATCTGGTGCCGTGAAGTGCTGGAGGAGGTGAAAAGCGCGATGCGCAGCGAGGGGTTGGCGTTCAACGATGAGATTTCGCTCGGCGTGATGCTGGAAGTACCCTCCGTCATCTTCGCAATTCGTGAAATAGCCGAATACGCGGACTTCTTCAGCGTCGGCAGTAACGACCTGACGCAGTACTTTTTTGCCGCCGACCGCGGAAATACCCAGGTTGAGGCGGTGTACGACAACTATGCCCCGGCATTCCTTCGCGCCATGCGGTTTGCCGCCGATGAGGTCCATCGTGCTGGCAAGTGGATTGGCATCTGCGGGGAGCTGGGCGCCAGCAAAGATTTTCTGCCGCTGTTCGTCGGCATGGGCTTTGACGAGCTCAGCATGAGCGGCACCTCGATTCCAGGCGTTAAACATGCGCTGCGCGAGCTGAGTTTCGCTAAATGCCAGCGGCTGGCGCAGGATATCGTGGCGTTAAAACGCTCTGCTGAGGTCAAAACCGCGCTGCGTTCACCGGACGTAAAAGCGGTCAGCAAAATGCCGATCCTCGCCCCGGAGTTCATTCTCTGTGATCTGGAAGTCAGTGATAAAAACGAGGTTATCAAAAAGATGACCGACAATCTGTGGCTGCACCATCGCACCGATAATCGGGATCAACTCACCGACGACATCTGGGCGCGCGAGGACTCATTCTCCACCGCCGTAGGCTATGGCTTCGCCATTCCGCACACCAAGTCGGACCATATTCACTACTCCACTATCAGTATGGCGACCCTGGCGACGCCCATTATGTGGGGCGATCAGGAGGTCGAAACCGTGTTTATGCTGACGGTGAGTAAATCCGCCGACCCTAATGAACATATGAAATATTTCTCTACGCTTGCCAGAAAGCTAATGAAAGAGGATTTCCGCAATGAAATAAAACAGGCCGAAAACGTCACCGTACTCTACAACCTGATGGCCAATACTCTGGCCGTATGA